One region of Streptomyces sp. CG4 genomic DNA includes:
- a CDS encoding CocE/NonD family hydrolase: MSRSRAVLAALLGAALITPLALAGGPAHAVGRYTVTPLKFTVRAGGRSCAVDADLYRPAGVDRAHPAPAVLATNGFGGSKSDGSTDAIARAFAGRGYVSLVYSGLGFGHSGCLISLDDPDSDGRAAAQLVDFLGGKRSADDGTRADFVTLDAPGDPRVGMIGGSYGGAIQLATASVDHRVDALVPLLTWNDLVYSLDPNNAVGTRDVPGAFKWQWTNGFYLSGETQPLTVPSLDPTRINSAACLHFVSDVCTTVHTLNTGSYPADRTARLLAFARRVSPATYLSRVQAPTLLVQGQADSLFNLNEATASYRTLRTQGTPTALIWQSWGHSGGIADPAAGELNLVQGNLETSYVGRRILAWFDRYLRQDKNTDTGPAFAYYRDWITDPGRTYATADRVPALSRTLYLSGDGKLVDNRAKVARGSRSYTNWTVPTSHSESSLAGSLNLPDPAPYDTQGTYLAWTGAPLAGNVDVVGAPQVTLKVVSPRAERVQNSADAADRLVLFAKLYDVAPDGTQTLVHRLVAPVRVPDVTRNFTVTLPGIVHRYAAGHRLRFVVAASDDAYFGNRGIKPVTVVSAPGDTGVLRLPVAGG, translated from the coding sequence GTGTCCCGATCCCGAGCCGTCCTCGCCGCCCTCCTCGGCGCGGCCCTCATCACACCCCTCGCGCTCGCCGGCGGCCCGGCCCACGCGGTCGGCCGGTACACCGTCACCCCGCTGAAGTTCACCGTGCGGGCCGGCGGCCGCAGTTGCGCGGTCGACGCCGACCTGTACCGTCCCGCCGGAGTGGACCGCGCCCACCCCGCGCCCGCCGTGCTCGCCACCAACGGCTTCGGCGGCAGCAAGTCGGACGGCTCCACCGACGCCATCGCCAGGGCCTTCGCCGGGCGCGGCTACGTCTCCCTCGTCTACTCCGGCCTCGGCTTCGGCCACAGCGGCTGCCTGATCTCCCTCGACGACCCCGACAGCGACGGCAGGGCCGCCGCCCAACTGGTCGACTTCCTCGGCGGGAAGCGCTCCGCCGACGACGGCACCCGCGCCGACTTCGTCACCCTCGACGCCCCCGGCGACCCGCGCGTCGGCATGATCGGCGGCTCCTACGGCGGCGCGATCCAGCTGGCCACCGCCTCCGTCGACCACCGCGTCGACGCCCTCGTCCCGCTCCTCACCTGGAACGACCTCGTCTACTCCCTGGACCCGAACAACGCCGTCGGCACCCGCGACGTGCCCGGCGCCTTCAAGTGGCAGTGGACCAACGGCTTCTACCTGAGCGGCGAGACCCAGCCGCTCACCGTCCCGAGCCTCGACCCGACCCGGATCAACTCGGCGGCCTGTCTGCACTTCGTCTCGGACGTCTGCACCACCGTGCACACGCTCAACACCGGCAGCTACCCGGCCGATCGCACCGCCCGGCTGCTCGCCTTCGCCCGCCGCGTCTCCCCGGCGACGTACCTCTCCCGCGTCCAGGCGCCCACCCTGCTCGTGCAGGGGCAGGCCGACTCCCTGTTCAACCTCAATGAGGCGACGGCCAGCTACCGCACCCTCAGGACCCAGGGCACCCCGACCGCCCTGATCTGGCAGTCCTGGGGCCACAGCGGCGGCATCGCCGACCCCGCCGCCGGTGAACTCAACCTGGTCCAGGGCAACTTGGAGACCAGTTACGTCGGCCGCCGCATCCTCGCCTGGTTCGACCGCTACCTGAGGCAGGACAAGAACACCGACACCGGCCCCGCCTTCGCCTACTACCGCGACTGGATCACCGACCCCGGACGGACCTACGCCACCGCCGACCGGGTCCCCGCCCTCAGCCGGACCCTCTACCTCTCCGGGGACGGCAAACTGGTCGACAACCGCGCCAAGGTGGCCCGTGGCAGCCGCAGTTACACCAACTGGACCGTCCCGACGAGCCATTCGGAAAGCTCCCTGGCCGGAAGCCTCAACCTGCCCGACCCGGCGCCGTACGACACCCAGGGCACCTACCTCGCCTGGACCGGCGCCCCCCTCGCCGGGAACGTCGACGTCGTCGGCGCACCGCAGGTCACCCTGAAGGTCGTCTCGCCCAGGGCCGAGCGCGTCCAGAACTCCGCAGACGCCGCCGACAGACTGGTGCTGTTCGCCAAGCTGTACGACGTCGCGCCCGACGGCACCCAGACCCTCGTCCACCGGCTGGTCGCACCGGTCCGGGTACCCGACGTGACCAGGAACTTC
- a CDS encoding LD-carboxypeptidase, whose translation MKELTRPERLAPGARVAVVAPSGPVPEERVQAGLDVLRGWDLDPVLGPHVLDAHGELGYLAGSDADRAADLQRAWCDPSVAAVLCARGGYGAQRMVDLLDWEAMRAAGPKVFVGFSDATVLHQAFATRLGLVSLYGPDAAGADFIKSARAQEHLRATLFAPETVRTLASAGAALAPGRARGVTLGGCPSLLATDLGTPSGAPGARGGLLLLEDVGEAPYRMDRFLTQLLRSGWLDGVAGIGLGSWRDCGPYERLRPVLADRLGGLGVPVVEELGFGHCDGALTVPFGTVAELDADSGTLTLDEPALR comes from the coding sequence GTGAAGGAACTGACCCGGCCGGAACGGCTGGCCCCGGGCGCCCGGGTGGCCGTCGTCGCCCCCAGCGGGCCCGTGCCCGAGGAACGTGTCCAGGCGGGGCTCGATGTGCTGCGGGGCTGGGATCTCGATCCCGTGCTGGGACCCCATGTGCTCGATGCGCACGGCGAGTTGGGCTATCTCGCGGGCAGCGACGCCGACCGCGCGGCCGACCTGCAGCGGGCCTGGTGCGACCCGTCCGTGGCCGCGGTGCTGTGCGCCCGTGGCGGCTACGGCGCCCAGCGCATGGTCGACCTGCTCGACTGGGAGGCGATGCGCGCGGCCGGACCCAAGGTGTTCGTCGGATTCAGCGACGCCACCGTCCTGCACCAGGCGTTCGCCACCCGGCTCGGCCTGGTCAGCCTGTACGGACCGGACGCCGCCGGAGCCGACTTCATCAAGAGCGCCCGTGCCCAGGAGCATCTGCGGGCCACCCTGTTCGCTCCGGAGACGGTGCGGACGCTCGCCTCGGCCGGGGCGGCACTGGCGCCGGGGCGGGCCAGAGGGGTGACGCTCGGCGGCTGTCCGAGCCTGCTGGCCACCGACCTCGGCACCCCGTCCGGCGCGCCCGGCGCCCGGGGCGGGCTGCTGCTCCTGGAGGACGTCGGCGAAGCGCCGTACCGCATGGACCGGTTCCTGACCCAGCTGCTGCGCTCCGGCTGGCTCGACGGGGTCGCCGGGATCGGGCTCGGATCCTGGCGCGACTGCGGCCCGTACGAGCGGCTGCGCCCGGTCCTCGCCGACCGGCTCGGCGGACTCGGTGTGCCGGTCGTCGAGGAGCTGGGATTCGGGCACTGTGACGGCGCGCTGACGGTCCCCTTCGGGACGGTCGCCGAACTCGATGCCGATTCCGGCACGCTGACGCTGGACGAGCCGGCGCTGCGCTGA
- a CDS encoding prolyl oligopeptidase family serine peptidase, with protein sequence MGDGVRTAPYGSWPSPVDAALAAAHDGQPEWVGFVGDEVWWTEPRPAEGGRRALVRRTAEGTEEVVLPAPWNVRNRVVEYGGRPWTGAVHGGAPLVVFTHFADQRLYRYEPGGAPRPLTPLSALGAGLRWADPRLNLVRGEVWCVLEEFTGDHPSDVRRVLAAVPLDGSAAEDRSAVRELTNGRHRFVTGPRVSPDGRRAAWLAWDHPGMPWDGTELLVGDIGVDGTLQTVHTAAGGPREAIAQAEWSADNRLLYASDRSGWWNLYRDGTPLCPREEEFAGPLWKPGLRWFAPLDNGLLAVVHGRGSAVLGIMDTESGEIVDVAGPWTEFGATLAVHGGRVVGVGASPRTGYEVVELDTTTGRARAIGARHRDAVDPAYYPEPRIRTFTGPDGREVHAHVYPPHHPERAAPDGQAAPYVIWAHGGPTGRAPLVLDLAIAYFTSRGIGVAEVNYGGSTGYGRAYRERLREQWGVVDVEDCAAVARALAEEGTADPDRLAIRGGSAGGWTAAASLTTTDVYACGTIVYPVLDLATWGPEETHDFESRYLESLIGPFAEVPARYAERSPTTHADRLTVPFLLLQGLDDVICPPAQCERFLARIEGRSLPHAYLTFEGEGHGFRRADTMVRALEAELSLYAQVFGLDVPEVPRLELHT encoded by the coding sequence ATGGGGGACGGGGTGCGGACGGCGCCGTACGGATCGTGGCCGTCGCCGGTCGACGCGGCACTGGCCGCCGCGCACGACGGGCAGCCGGAGTGGGTGGGCTTCGTCGGGGACGAGGTGTGGTGGACCGAGCCGCGCCCGGCCGAGGGCGGCCGCCGGGCGCTGGTGCGGCGGACGGCCGAGGGCACCGAGGAGGTCGTCCTGCCCGCGCCGTGGAACGTGCGCAACCGCGTGGTGGAGTACGGCGGCCGGCCCTGGACCGGGGCGGTGCACGGCGGCGCGCCGCTCGTCGTGTTCACGCACTTCGCCGACCAGCGGCTGTACCGGTACGAGCCCGGCGGCGCGCCGCGCCCGCTGACCCCGCTCTCCGCGCTGGGCGCGGGCCTGCGCTGGGCGGACCCGCGGCTGAACCTCGTGCGCGGCGAGGTGTGGTGCGTGCTGGAGGAGTTCACCGGGGACCACCCCTCGGACGTACGACGGGTCCTGGCGGCCGTACCGCTGGACGGGTCCGCCGCCGAGGACCGGTCCGCCGTACGCGAACTCACCAACGGGCGGCACCGGTTCGTCACCGGGCCCCGCGTCTCGCCCGACGGCCGCCGGGCGGCCTGGCTCGCCTGGGACCATCCGGGGATGCCGTGGGACGGGACCGAACTGCTCGTCGGCGACATCGGTGTCGACGGGACACTGCAGACAGTCCACACGGCCGCCGGCGGGCCGCGGGAGGCGATCGCACAGGCCGAATGGTCGGCGGACAACCGTCTTCTGTACGCGAGCGACCGCAGCGGCTGGTGGAACCTGTACCGGGACGGCACCCCGCTGTGTCCGCGCGAGGAGGAGTTCGCGGGCCCGCTGTGGAAGCCGGGCCTGCGCTGGTTCGCGCCGCTGGACAACGGCCTGCTCGCGGTCGTCCACGGTCGCGGGTCGGCCGTACTCGGGATCATGGACACGGAATCCGGGGAGATCGTCGACGTCGCCGGACCGTGGACCGAGTTCGGTGCCACCCTCGCCGTGCACGGCGGGCGCGTCGTCGGTGTCGGCGCCAGCCCGCGCACCGGGTACGAAGTGGTCGAGCTGGACACCACCACCGGCCGGGCCCGCGCCATCGGCGCCCGGCACCGGGACGCGGTCGACCCCGCTTACTACCCCGAGCCGCGGATCCGCACCTTCACCGGCCCGGACGGCCGCGAGGTGCACGCTCACGTCTATCCGCCGCACCACCCCGAACGGGCCGCGCCCGACGGCCAGGCCGCGCCGTACGTCATCTGGGCGCACGGCGGCCCGACCGGCCGGGCGCCGCTCGTCCTGGACCTGGCCATCGCCTACTTCACCTCCCGGGGCATCGGCGTCGCCGAGGTGAACTACGGCGGCTCCACCGGATACGGCCGCGCCTACCGTGAGCGACTGCGCGAGCAGTGGGGCGTGGTCGACGTCGAGGACTGCGCGGCGGTCGCCCGCGCCCTCGCCGAGGAGGGCACCGCCGACCCGGACCGGCTCGCGATCCGCGGCGGCAGCGCGGGCGGCTGGACCGCGGCCGCCTCCCTGACCACGACCGACGTCTACGCCTGCGGCACCATCGTCTACCCCGTCCTGGACCTGGCCACCTGGGGCCCGGAAGAGACCCACGACTTCGAGTCCCGCTATCTGGAGTCGCTGATCGGGCCGTTCGCCGAGGTGCCCGCCCGGTACGCCGAGCGCTCGCCGACCACCCACGCCGACCGGCTCACCGTGCCGTTCCTGCTGCTCCAGGGCCTGGACGACGTCATCTGCCCGCCCGCCCAGTGCGAACGCTTCCTCGCCCGGATCGAGGGCCGGAGCCTGCCGCACGCCTATCTGACCTTCGAGGGCGAGGGGCACGGGTTCCGGCGGGCCGACACCATGGTCCGCGCCCTGGAGGCCGAACTCTCCCTTTATGCTCAGGTGTTCGGGCTGGACGTGCCCGAGGTGCCGAGACTGGAGCTGCACACGTGA
- a CDS encoding M20/M25/M40 family metallo-hydrolase encodes MADLQADELSLAEVVEFTSGLIRIDTTNRGGGDCRERPAAEYAAERLAGAGLEPLLLERTPGRTNVVARIEGTDPSADALLVHGHLDVVPAEAADWSVHPFSGEIRDGVVWGRGAVDMKNMDAMILAVVRGWARQGVRPRRDLVIAFTADEEASAEDGSGFLADSHPELFEGCTEGVSECGGFTFHDGAGRQLYPIAAGERGTGWLKLTARGRAGHGSTVNKENAVTRLAAAVTRIGAHEWPLRLTPTVRAALAELAAVYGIEPDFRDVDRLLEKLGPAAKLVEATVRNSANPTMMNAGYKVNVIPGEAVAFVDGRYLPGAEREFTSALDRLTGPEVSWEFAHREVALQAPVDAPVFARMRAAVEEFAPEGHVVPYCMSGGTDAKQFSRLGITGYGFAPLKLPEGLDYQALFHGVDERVPVEALHFGVRVLDRFLRTA; translated from the coding sequence ATGGCTGACCTGCAGGCCGACGAGCTGTCCCTGGCCGAGGTCGTGGAGTTCACCTCCGGCCTGATCCGGATCGACACCACCAACCGGGGCGGCGGGGACTGCCGGGAGCGGCCCGCGGCCGAGTACGCGGCCGAGCGGCTGGCCGGCGCGGGCCTGGAACCGCTGCTGCTGGAGCGCACCCCGGGCCGTACCAATGTCGTCGCCCGGATCGAGGGCACCGACCCGTCCGCCGACGCGCTGCTGGTCCACGGTCACCTCGACGTGGTGCCCGCCGAGGCCGCCGACTGGAGCGTGCACCCCTTCTCCGGCGAGATCCGCGACGGGGTGGTGTGGGGACGGGGCGCCGTCGACATGAAGAACATGGACGCGATGATCCTCGCGGTCGTCCGCGGCTGGGCCCGGCAGGGCGTACGGCCCCGCCGGGACCTCGTCATCGCGTTCACCGCCGACGAGGAGGCCAGCGCCGAGGACGGCTCCGGATTCCTCGCCGACAGCCACCCGGAGCTGTTCGAGGGCTGCACCGAGGGCGTCAGCGAGTGCGGTGGCTTCACCTTCCACGACGGCGCCGGGCGGCAGCTCTATCCCATCGCGGCGGGGGAGCGGGGCACCGGCTGGCTGAAGCTCACCGCGCGCGGCCGGGCCGGGCACGGCTCCACGGTGAACAAGGAGAACGCGGTGACCCGGCTCGCCGCCGCCGTCACCCGTATCGGCGCGCACGAGTGGCCGCTCCGGCTGACGCCGACCGTCCGGGCCGCGCTCGCCGAACTCGCCGCCGTGTACGGCATCGAACCCGACTTCAGGGACGTGGACCGGCTGCTGGAGAAGCTCGGCCCGGCGGCCAAGCTGGTGGAGGCGACCGTCCGCAACAGCGCCAACCCGACCATGATGAACGCCGGTTACAAGGTGAACGTGATCCCCGGCGAGGCGGTCGCCTTCGTCGACGGGCGGTATCTGCCGGGCGCCGAGAGGGAGTTCACCAGCGCCCTCGACCGGCTGACGGGCCCGGAGGTGAGCTGGGAGTTCGCACACCGGGAGGTGGCCCTGCAGGCGCCGGTGGACGCCCCGGTCTTCGCGAGGATGCGGGCCGCCGTCGAGGAGTTCGCGCCCGAAGGGCACGTCGTGCCGTACTGCATGTCGGGCGGCACGGACGCCAAGCAGTTCTCCCGGCTCGGTATCACCGGGTATGGTTTCGCCCCGCTGAAGCTGCCCGAAGGCCTCGACTACCAGGCGCTGTTCCACGGCGTGGACGAGCGCGTGCCCGTCGAGGCGCTGCACTTCGGCGTCCGGGTGCTCGACCGCTTCCTGCGGACGGCCTAG
- a CDS encoding M55 family metallopeptidase, translating into MKILISADMEGATGVTWPADVLPGTPQWERCRAMFTSDVNAAAEGFFDGGADQVLVNEAHWSMRNLLLEHLDERVEMLTGRHKALSMVEGVQHGDVDGIAFVGYHAGAGMEGVLAHTYLANQITGVWLNDVRASEGLLNAHVVAEYGVPVVLVTGDDVACEDALGYAPEALKVAVKDHVSRYAAVCRTPARTAADIRAAAKEAARLAVRHAPVEAGPFTVAVEFDAEHLAMAATVVPGVARIGERKVAYTSAGMYEGIRTFKAVTTIASAAVEEQYG; encoded by the coding sequence ATGAAGATCCTCATCAGTGCCGACATGGAGGGGGCCACGGGCGTCACCTGGCCGGCCGACGTGCTGCCGGGGACGCCGCAGTGGGAGCGGTGCCGGGCGATGTTCACCTCGGACGTGAACGCCGCCGCGGAGGGCTTCTTCGACGGCGGCGCCGACCAGGTGCTCGTCAACGAGGCCCACTGGTCCATGCGCAACCTGCTGCTGGAGCATCTCGACGAGCGGGTCGAGATGCTCACCGGACGGCACAAGGCGCTGTCCATGGTGGAGGGCGTGCAGCACGGAGACGTCGACGGCATCGCGTTCGTCGGCTACCACGCGGGCGCCGGCATGGAGGGCGTCCTCGCCCACACCTACCTCGCCAACCAGATCACCGGGGTCTGGCTGAACGACGTCCGGGCCAGCGAGGGCCTGCTCAACGCGCACGTCGTCGCCGAGTACGGCGTCCCCGTCGTCCTCGTCACCGGCGACGACGTGGCCTGCGAGGACGCGCTCGGCTATGCGCCCGAGGCGCTGAAGGTCGCCGTCAAGGACCATGTGTCACGGTACGCGGCGGTGTGCCGGACCCCGGCTCGCACCGCCGCCGACATCCGCGCGGCCGCGAAGGAGGCGGCGCGGCTGGCGGTGCGTCACGCACCAGTCGAGGCCGGGCCGTTCACCGTCGCGGTCGAGTTCGACGCGGAGCACCTGGCGATGGCCGCCACCGTCGTGCCCGGGGTCGCGCGGATCGGGGAGCGGAAGGTGGCGTACACCAGTGCCGGCATGTACGAGGGGATCAGGACGTTCAAGGCGGTCACCACGATCGCCTCCGCCGCCGTGGAGGAGCAGTATGGCTGA
- a CDS encoding polysaccharide deacetylase family protein, whose translation MPNPNSVRLLRRVALGCAVTVSFALAGIGTSASAASDPGARTAPAGAPSTSIAYSTATGGRSVALTFDDGPGPATGEILDLLAQYHAQATFCQIGKEAAANPDMVKRIIADGHRLCDHTVDHPQPMHTLPHDQQVHEITDAKDMIGKAGGPGTQIGWFRAPGGDFSPENRQIAEQAGLRPLGWTVDTRDWSRPGAASILATAKRELRPGGIILMHDGGGDRSETVAALRELLPWLTQQGYRFSLPAS comes from the coding sequence ATGCCGAACCCGAACTCCGTCCGCCTGCTGCGCCGTGTGGCTCTCGGCTGCGCGGTCACCGTCTCGTTCGCCCTGGCCGGTATCGGTACGAGCGCGAGTGCCGCTTCCGACCCCGGCGCGCGGACCGCCCCTGCCGGCGCCCCGAGCACGTCGATCGCCTACAGCACGGCGACGGGAGGCCGGAGCGTGGCACTCACCTTCGACGACGGCCCGGGGCCGGCCACCGGTGAAATCCTGGACCTGCTCGCGCAGTACCACGCGCAGGCGACCTTCTGCCAGATCGGCAAGGAGGCCGCCGCGAACCCCGACATGGTCAAGCGCATCATCGCCGACGGCCACCGGCTGTGCGACCACACCGTGGACCACCCCCAGCCGATGCACACCCTCCCGCACGACCAGCAGGTCCACGAGATCACCGACGCCAAGGACATGATCGGCAAGGCGGGTGGGCCCGGCACCCAGATCGGGTGGTTCCGTGCCCCCGGCGGCGACTTCAGCCCCGAAAACCGCCAGATAGCCGAGCAGGCCGGCCTGCGCCCGCTGGGCTGGACCGTCGACACCCGTGACTGGTCGCGCCCCGGTGCCGCCTCGATCCTTGCCACCGCGAAACGGGAACTGCGTCCCGGCGGCATCATCCTCATGCACGACGGCGGCGGCGACCGCAGCGAAACCGTGGCAGCCCTGCGCGAACTGCTCCCCTGGCTGACCCAGCAGGGCTACCGGTTCAGCCTGCCCGCAAGCTGA